The nucleotide sequence CAAAATTTTAACACGTTCAACATAGACTAATGTTTCAGCGTAAGGAGGAATGCCTCCATACTTTTTAACCGCGCCTTCTCCAGCATTGTACGCTGCAGCAATAAGATCGATATTGCCTCTATATTTTCTGTTCAATTTCGCTAAATGTTTAACGCCGCCAAAAATATTATCATTGGCATCGAGTGCATTTTTAACGCCTAGTTCTTTTGCTGTTGCCGGCATTAGTTGCATTAACCCTTGGGCACCAACTTTAGATATTGCGCTAGGATCAAAGTGTGATTCTGCATGAATAACCGCTCGAATCAAAGCTGGGTCTACATTGTTCAAAAACGCATGTTGGATAATGTTTTCTTTAAAAGACTCTTTATTCAGAGGCGTTTTATACCAGTTAACCATTGAACCGACATTACAAGCATAGCAACCAACTTGGACAATTTTGTATTTAACGTTTCGCGGTTGCACATCAGAAAAACTCGGTACACCATTTTCCGAATATTTGTATACTAGTGTTTCTTCAGCGCTCGCGATTTGTATAGATAAGCAGATTGCTGAAAGGGCAATAAATATTGAGCGCAGTTTCGCTAAAGCTTTGCGTTCAATTGATTGTTTAGTCGCGCGGTAAATCATAGTCATATAGTATTATTATTCGATTGACGTTTTTTATTATCTTTTCATTATAGCTTATTGTTTGTCATTTTTATGTTGAAAGTCATCAACAACAATCGCGAGTGCCTTTAAAGCAGTATCGGCATCAATATCGTTTTCTTCTAGCAGCTGAATAATATCGACGGCAAGTTTTATATGATCCGGGGCTTTTTCTAACGACATAGGAAATCCTAAACTATGATTAACGGTATTAGCAACTTGTCAGTGAAAGGTAAGCTAAATTGTTATTGAAGCCAAATTATCACTGAAGAGAGTACAACTCTTTAATCACAAATAGTATCATCAGTTATAATAAACAAGAATAACATCTTAACCTACTTAATCGCTTTTAACTAATTAAATGACGGTGATTTAACACCAATAATAGACAGCATATGAATCGTAAAAAGAAAGTAAAACAAACACTTAAAGCTCAGATCAAAAAGAAAAATGCTAAAATGCACAAATCTAACAAACCTAAGTATATTTCCAAAGCTGAGCGGGCGAAGTTAGCTGCAGCGGAAACTGAAAATTCTACGCCAGAAAATCAAAGTAATACCGCAGAAAGCAATCCTGAGCAAAATACCGAGTAACTAAATTTACTCCTGATACTGAATTTAATTCTATAATCAAATCAGGATTAATCATTCAGTTAAAGTTTGGGGTAAATTATGCAAGAAGTCATTTTAGCGTTAATTGCTGGTTTTGCAGTCGGTATATTCTTTTCATTTCTAAAACTTCCAATTCCAGCGCCACCTGTGCTGTCAGGCATTATGGGCATTGTTGGAGTGTACTTAGGTGGGATCACCTATTTATGGATTATTGAGCGTTTTTTTACGCAATCGTAAGTTAAGAAAATCACGACTAAGCACTTGCTTTTTTAGTGTTGTATTTTTTACGAAATTTACGCTTTTTGTATCCTGGTTTTACTGTGCTCTTTGGCAAATTAGTCAGAGGCTGAGCTCTTGCATTATCAATCATTTGCGCAATGGTAGTAGTTAGAGGTCGCATAAAGCTTTGATAATTTAGCTGCTGTTCACTAATACTATTTAAACTCGATTCCCATTGCGCTGTCATATCTGGTTTTGTAGCCATTGCAGGCAGAGCGATAATTAACGAACGTCCTATCTCGGTCGATTTTATCTGCTTTCCTTGTCGAACCAGGAATCCACGTTTAAATAAAAGTTCAATAATGCCAGCTCGGGTGGCTTCTGTACCTAAACCATCGGTATCTTTGAGTATTTTTTTAATATCACCATCATCGACAAATCGTGCAATATTAGTCATTGCAGCAAGTAAAGTCGCATCGCTGAAACTCTGCGGTGGCTGAGTTTCTTTGGCGAGTAATTCGCCTTCAATACACTGTAATTTTTGGTCGTTAACTAGAGGCGGTAAATGTTGCTGACTAAACTCGTCAGAATCGGGCTTAGCATTTGTATGAGCATTTGTATGAGTATTTGGATGAGCTTTTTTATTCTCAAATAAACTTTTCCAACCAATTTGCAAAGGAGTCGTTGCCTTTGCGGTAAATAATCCAGATGCAATTTTTACTTCAACATGACTTTGTTGATATTTATAAGCAGCATAAAATTGTGCTAAATATTGACGAACAATGAGTTGGTAAATGTTTTGCTCGAAGGTATTCAAATTGATCTTCAACGCACTTTTCTCAGTTGGCACAATGGCATGATGAGCTGACACTTTACTGTTGTTAAATGCTTTCGATTTTAGGCTGGTATCGGCGTTTTTTGCCCATTGGCTGTATGTTTTATCACCTTGTGACAACTGACCAACAATGACTTTCGCCTGAGCGAAATGATCATTTGGCAAGTAACGACAGTCAGAGCGAGGGTAGGTAATAAGTTTATGCTTTTCATACAATGCCTGACATACATCTAAGACAAGCTTAGCATTCATCGAGAAACGTTTTGCTGCATCTATTTGCAAGGCCGATAAATTATAAGGTAAAGGTGCATTTTGCTGTTTATCGGTGTGCTTAATTGATTGAACGGCAGCTGGTTGGTTATGAATTCGAGATACGACATTCTCTGCCAATGCTCTGTTTAACACTCTGCCTTCATCATCCATATAAGGCTTGCATGCCTCACTTGGTTGCCATTTTGCTTTAAAGCTAGCGCCGTTTTCATCAACTAAATTTGCCAATACCTGATAAAACGGTTTGCTGACAAAGTTATCAATTTCTATATCTCGATTTACCACTAGTCCTAACAATGGAGTCTGCACTCGACCAACTGATAATACCCCTTGATACCCAGCTTTTTGTCCTTGAATGGTATATGCACGAGTTAAATTGATGCCATAAAGCCAATCAGCACGCGCTCGTGCCAAGGCTGAAACAGAAAGAGGGATAAAGTCTGAATTAGGTTTTAACGAATTTAGAGCGCGCTTAACGGCAGCAATATTAAGATCGCTAATCAACAATCGTTTAATTTGTTGCTTTTTGCCTTTACCAACCTTGAGAAAATCAATTACTTCATCGACCAATAACTGACCTTCACGATCCGGATCGCCGGCATGGACGATTTCATCACATTGTTTAACCAGTTTTCTTAACACGGTTAATTGTGAGCGGGTTTGACTTTTAGGTTTTAATTGCCATTGCTCTGGCACTATCGGTAAGTGTTCCATGCGCCATTTTTTAAATTCGACATCATAGTCTTCAGGATTTTGCTGCTCTAGAATATGGCCAATACACCAACTTACGACATCGCCATTGGCAACTTCGATATAACCTTGATGCTTTTTATGAGGTTTTGGTAGTGCGTCGGCAATGGCACGACCTAAACTTGGCTTTTCGGCAATATAGAGTTTCAATTAATTACTCGCAATACTATGAACAAAATAGGTTATAACAAATTACTGATGATATATACAGTAAATTATTCAGACGGGGCTGTGATTGGATTTATCAATTGTTAAACTTTAATATTTGCTTTGCTATCTTATATTGTTAAATGCGATGGTGATGTATAATGTCGAAAGCTTTCGCATAGAAACAGCTAACCACATCATTGTTCAGTCAACTATTTGGAATTTTATGAGCACAATTGAAGAACAACAAAACAACCCTTTGCATGGCCTAAAAGTTGAATCGTTATTAAATGAGTTAGTCGATCATTATGGTTGGGTAATTTTAGAAGCTGCAACGAATATCAATTGTTTTAAAAATAGACCAAGTATCGAAGCAAGTTTAAAGTTTCTTCGTAAAAACAAATGGGCTCAAGAAAAACTAGAAAACTTATATTTGTACGAATATAAACGTATGCCAAGGCCTAGTGATGCACAATATGAGCTTGCGCCGCGCGAACGTGGGTTTTCATCTGGTTTAGAGCCAAGAGAGCCGCTAGTACTAACAGTAGAAGAATTACTAGCCAAGCGTGAAATACAGCAAAAGAAAGCGCAAGAATTTCAGGCTAAGGGTTTTAAATCTAAAAAATCAGCGAGTTCTGTTCATTCTAATTCTCGCAGTTCAAACAGTCGCAGACCAAATAATAAAAGTCGCTCCAACTCCAGCCAACAATCAACGAATAAGCCTGTAGACCCTTGGGCGGCCTATAAGAAAGATTAAACCTACTGGTCAATGACGTCGCACTCGTACATTCTGCTATTTAACATGTCAATCAACATGTTAGCAGCTTAACTAATGTACTTTTCTGTGTTGCTTGTTAGAATGTTGTTAAATAATAAAAAATGACGCGGAGAAAGCATGAGTGATGTGATTAAGGGAGCTAAAAACTTATTGTTTAGTTTTCTTTTTTTGACGTCCGCTTATTTTGCTACGTTACACTTCCAAACCAGTTGGCAAACCCATGTAACTAATTTATCCGCAGTATTATATAGCCTATTCGTTATAAGTTTTTTATTTTCTTGGTATTTCAAACAAAGCCGAATATCGTTTTTAACTTTGTTATTGCTAGCGGTATATTTGTTCCAACTAAATGGCATTAGCAGTTCCAATGAGCAATTATATGTCGGCGTATTGTTTGCTTTATTGTTGTTATCATTTATTAAAGAACGCGGCATAGCAACCATCCCAGGCTTAATACAGTTAACCTTATTTTCTTTAAGCCAAGTAGCGAGCTTTGGTTATGTTTATGCGGGTGAGCACTATGTCTCGCAGCTGTCTGTTGAATTGGCGCTCGTTGTCACTTTGGTATTAGTCATTTATCAAAGCATCAGAAAGCCCTCTGTTGCCCAATCTGCAATATTTATGAGTTTGATCGCGTGGGCGTTAATGCATTTCAAATTAATTGCCATGCCACTCAATATTTTGTTGATTATACTGCTGGCATTTTATTTGGTTTTAGTCATTATCGAGTCTTATTTTCTTGCCTACCGAGATGAACTTACGTCTTTGCCATCAAGAAGAGCATTAAATCAATACTCAACAACGTTATCTGGTAAGTACACGGTAGCAATGCTCGATATTGACCACTTTAAAAAGTTTAACGATACCTACGGCCATGATGTAGGTGATCAAGTGTTAAAACTCGTGGCGAGTAAAATAGGGCAGGTTCGAAAATCTGGAAAAGCATTTCGTTATGGCGGCGAAGAATTTACCCTTGTTTTCAATCGAAAAAACAGTGAGCAAGTCATGTCTGAGCTTGAACGCATTAGAAAACTAATTGCCAATTATAAAATTGTCATCAGACAGGCAAAGCGACAATCAAAAAATGCCCGTGCTAAGCAAAAAGTTGTAAGCAAAAAAGTCAGTGTTACTGTGTCTATCGGCGCAGCAGAGAAACAAGCAAAACAAGACTTCGAACAAACCATTAAGTGTGCCGACCAAGCACTGTATAAGGCCAAGAAAGCTGGTAGAAATAGGGTTCATAGCTAAAATCATATATTAAGGCGACGCATTGTTTTGGTAATAGGTGATGGCAACTATTTGATTTTATAGTTGTGCTAAATATTTATTGTGATTTATACTTCACACTGATTCATAAAGAAATTTTTGACCAAGCATTTGATCATCAGACGATCAAATAGGTAACAGGATTAATGAACATATTGAAATTTTTTACACTGATTTTGACATTCGTGGCTTTTTTAAGTCAGGCGATGCCAACTGCTGTTGAGTGTAAAATGGATCAAAGTTCAATGTCGAATATGGATCATGATATGTCTAATATGAGTCATGATATGGACCATATGAATCATGACATGTCTAATATGAGCCACGATATGGCTAATATGAATCATCAGCTAGAGCAAAGCGCTGATGATTGTTGTGAGCAAAATTGTGCGTGCACGATGGCAAGTTGTAGTTCTGTAGTATTTGGCCAGCACAGCTTTATCTCCGTCTCACTAAATTACTCTTTGGAAAAAATTAGTGCTCGTATTTTTAATATTAGCAAACCTATCCAAACCTCTCTTTATCGACCACCAATAACGATCTAATTGCAGTATAAGTGTGTCCAAAATATGGCCTAGAGCTGTGTTTTGATTATTTTCTTACGCTATTTTTAATTGCTTTTATATTACCTCACTGATCAATCAAGATTTCTAGTGAGCGCTGTTATTGGTGAACTATGTTTATTTTCAATCTCTACAAGGCTAATGCTTATAAAGCTAGTGCCTACAAAAAAGCGAGTGCTTCTCAAGCTCTTGCGAATAATATTACCGCGCGATTTGCGTTTTGTTGTGCTCTGCCATTTATATTATCAACACAGGCATTCGCATCTAGCGATAACGTTGAAACCGCTCCGTTAACATTTAGCAAAGCAATTCGTATTGCTCAACAAAATGATCCCTGGTTGACGGGAAATATAGAAAAGCAAAGATCCGTAGAATCGATGAGCCAAGCGTCATATTCACTACCTGATCCGCAAGTATCAATTGGTGTTGGAAATCTAGCCGCAGATTCGCTTGAATTTGAACAGGAAGCTATGACTCAGTTCAAAGTTGGTATTACTCAAATGTTCCCGCGGGGGGACAGCTTATCGGTCAAAAGTGAACAACTTAAAATTGAAAGTGAGCAATACCCATTGCAACGCCAAGATAGAAAAGCAAAAGTGGCAGTCACGGTTGGTAGTTTGTGGTTGGACGCATACAAAATTGAACAAACCATTGTGCTGGTTAAAAAGAACAGAGCTTTATTTGAACAACTGGTCGAGTTGGCGGAATCAAATTATTCATCTGCAAAAGGTAAAACAAGGCAGCAAGATGTTGTGCAAGCGCAAGTCGAACTTATTCAATTAGAAGATAAGCTAGTTCAGTTATCCCTTCAACAAAGTCAAATAATGGGCAATTTAGTTCAATGGGTGAGTGACTATTCTGTTGAAAAAGCAGAGGCGAAAAACTCTACAAGTAATTCATCAAAATTCAATATTGAGCAGTTAACTTTGGCTGGGGACATACCTCAACTTGAATCTAATCAACAGCAGATTGTGCTCGCAAATTCTTGGCCTAAACAAGAGCAACTGGCACTTTATTTTGTTAACCATCCTTCCGTACTAGCGCTTGATAAAAAGATTCATGCCGCTAAGAGTTCGATTAAATTAGCGAAACAAAAGTATCAACCTGAGTGGGGGGTAACTGCCAGTTATGCCTATCGAGATGATGATCCTATGGGCAATGAACGCTCTGATCTGTTATCTATCGGCGTCACTTTTGATTTGCCTCTATTTACCGAAAACAAACAGGATAAAGAAGTCCAGTCAGCGGTATCACAAACGCAAGTAATTAAGACGGATAAAATTTTACTGCTGAGAAAAATGATGAGTTCCTTTGCCAGCAGTAAAGGTCGTTTTATGTCATTACAACAACGAAAATCTTTGTTTAATGAAAAGTTGGTACCACAAGTAAATGAACAAATAGAAGCGGCATTGATGGCATATACCCATGATGATGGTGACTTTTCTGATGTGATCAGAGCAAGAATGACGATGCTCGAGACAGAAATAGACTTTCTCGCAATTAATGTAGAAGAACAAAAATTACTATTGGAATTAAACTATTTATTTATGAATGCTGATCAGCATCATATCGCTTTTAATCATTCCAATATGCAAAAACCTAAATACGCTCGCCAGGGAGCAACTAATGACTAATAAAACCCAAACCTTGATAAAGACTCCAATTGTCGCTGCAGCAATCGGCATTATTATTGGTATAGCGGCCTGTTATTTTGTATTAACTTTCTTGTTAGCCGGGCAAGTACACACTCAAGTCGCAGAGCCTAATGCTAAAGAGGAACCCTTATATTGGGTTGCTCCGATGGATGCAAATTATCGCCGAGATAAACCTGGGAAATCGCCAATGGGTATGGATTTAGTGCCTGTTTATGCAAATGATAATAGCGGCTCAGATGAAGAAGCTGGAATGGTAACAATATCGCCATCTGTGGTGAATAATTTAGGCGTTCGTACAGCAACTGCGAAAATGCAAAAGCCAGAGCGAAACATCACCACGGTAGGGTATGTAACTTACGATGAAAATAACCTGTTGCAAGTTAATCCGAGAATAGAAGGTTGGATAGAGAAGCTATACGTTAAAGCCGTTGGCGAGTTCGTTACTAAGGGGCAACCATTATACGATATTCATTCCCATGAATTGGTAAATGCACAAGAAGAGTTTTTACTGGCGTTACAACGAAACAATAAACGTTTAATCGAAGCAACTGAGAATAGACTTATTGCCTTGCAAGTACCATTGGCTGAAATTCAGCGCTTGAAAACATCCCGTAAATTAAAACAAAACCTGACATTCTATGCGCCGAAAAGTGGTGTGATCGAATCATTATCGATACGCGAAGGCTACTACGTTCAGCCTAATAAAGGCATTTTAGTGATTGGTGATTTAACCAATGTATGGGTCAATGTTGAAGTGTATGAACGACAAGCATCATTGGTCAACGTTGGTGACGATGTCACTATGACTTTAGATTATATCCCTGGCAGAAAATGGCTCGGTAAAGTCGACTATGTTTATCCTGAATTATCCGAGAAAACTCGTACCTTAGTAGTTCGCCTGAAGTTTAATAATGTTGATGGTAAATTAAAGCCGAACATGTTTGCACAAGTTACGATTAATTCTTCTAAAGACAATGAATTGCTGATGATCCCACGTGAAGCATTAATTCGTACCGGTAAGCAAGATAGAGTAGTTTTATCGCTAGGAAGTGGTCGATTTAAATCCGTAGAAGTCATTGCTGGGCAAGTAATTAATGGCCACGTTGAAATATTATCGGGCTTATCCGAGGGAGAGGAGGTCGTTAGCTCAGCACAATTTTTACTGGATTCAGAATCGAGTAAATCATCAGATTTTAAACGAATGGCAAGTCATCAGAAAATAATGTCAGCAACGACAACAGGTGTCATTAATTCGGTAATGGTTGAACATAGAATGGTCAATATAAGTCGCGGCGCCATTGAGAAGTGGGGGCGAGATCCTGACACCATGGATTTTCTGGTGGCAAAACATATTGATTTAACCGAACTTCAAAGTGAGATGAATGTGATTTTTACGTTTGAGATCCGCGATGGTGATTTTATCGTTATTGATATTTCAAATGCAGAAGAATCAGGCGAGGATGTTGTTGATGCTCATTCACCGATTGATCATTCAAGTCATTAGTGAATAGGAGAAACCATATGATTGCTTCTATTATTCGCTGGTCAGTACTAAATCGATTTTTTGTACTGTTAACGACATTCATTATTATTGCTGTCGGCATTTTTTCAATTAAAAATACGCCAATAGATGCCTTGCCTGATTTATCCGATGTTCAGGTGATTATCAAAACGAGTTATCCTGGGCAAACGCCGCAAGTTGTTGAAGATCAAGTAACTTATCCGATGACAACGGCAATGTTGTCAGTGCCTGGGGCTAAAACTGTTCGTGGGTTTTCATTTTTCGGCGATTCTTACGTTTATGTTATTTTTGATGATAATACCGACATCTATTGGGCAAGAAGTCGCGTATTGGAGTATTTATCACAAGTTGCTCCAAGACTCCCTAAGAATGCAACGCCACAGCTTGGCCCTGATGCAACCGGTGTTGGCTGGGTATATTTGTATGCCTTGGTTGATAAAACTGGCCAACACGACATTAGTCAATTGCGTTCTATTCAAGATTGGTTTTTAAAATATGAACTGCAAACCGTTGAGGGAGTATCAGAAGTCGCGCCAATAGGCGGTATGGTCAAACAATATCAAATTACTGCAAACCCAGATAAGTTAAGAGCATTCAACATACCGTTAAGTATGATTCAAACCGCTGTTAAGCAGGGCAATCAAGAAGTCGGTGCTTCGGTTATTGAAATGGCCGAAGCAGAATATATGGTTAGTGCCACAGGCTATATCAATAGTATTAGTGATTTGGAAAATATACCGCTAGGTGTCAATGTTAAAGGCGTACCGGTACGCTTAAAAGATGTCGCCGATATTAGCCTTGGTCCGCAAATGCGCCGTGGCGTAGCTGAATTAAACGGTGAAGGAGAATCCATTGGTGGTGTTGTTGTTATGCGTTTTGGCGAAAATGCTCAAAAAACCATTAATGGTGTTAAAGAAAAACTTGAGCAATTAAAGAAAGGTTTACCAGACGGCGTTGAAGTGGTCACTGTCTATGACAGATCGGGTTTAATTGAGCGTGCGGTAGATAATTTATGGTCAAAACTAATCGAAGAGTTGGCGGTGGTCGCGCTAGTGTGTATGGTATTTTTGTTTCATATTCGCTCTTCATTAGTGGCGATTGTTACCTTGCCAATTGGCATTCTAGTATCGTTTTCAATCATGTATTTTCAAGGGATTAATGCCAACATTATGTCCCTTGGTGGTATTGCCATCGCTATCGGCGCGATGACCGATGGTGCCATTGTGATGATTGAAAATATGCATAAACATATGGAGAAAACGCCTTTAACTCCTGAGAATCGTTGGCAATTGGTGGCTAAGTCAGCGGCAGAAGTTGGTCCAGCCTTGTTCTTTAGTTTACTGATCATTACCGTAAGCTTTATGCCAGTATTTATTCTTGAGGCGCAGGAAGGCCGTATGTTTAGCCCGCTGGCGTACACTAAGACTTATGCAATGGCCGCATCGGCAGGTTTAGCGATAACTTTGATCCCTGTCTTAATGGGGTACTTTATCCGCGGAAAAGTAATTTCAGAGAAAAAGAATCCGGTTAATAGAGCTCTAATTGCAGTTTATCTACCACTTCTTAAAACGGTTTTACGGTTTCCCAAAACTACCATTGTCAGTGCAATCATTGTTACTTGGGTTGGCTTTTATCCGATCGACAAAATTGGTAGTGAATTTATTCCACAGCTCGATGAAGGCGATTTAATGTATATGCCTACCACGTTTCCTGGCATTTCAATTGGCAAAGCTAGAGAGTTATTACAACAAACCAATAAGCTTATCGCGACTGTTCCTGAAGTTGACAATGTATTTGGCAAAGTTGGCCGCGCGGAAACCGCGACAGATCCGGCGCCGTTAACCATGATTGAAACATTTATTCAATTGAAACCAAAAAATGAGTGGCGTGACGGTTTAACTACAGAAACTCTAAAGCAGGAGCTTGACGCATTGGTTAAGTTCCCAGGTCTTACTAACGCTTGGGTGATGCCAATTAAAACTCGTATTGATATGTTAGCTACTGGTATTAAAACGCCTGTCGGAATCAAAGTTGCCGGTAGCGATTTAAATACCATTGAAGATATTGGTGTACAAATAGAGCAGATTTTAAAATCTGTCGAGGGTACTGCTTCAGTTTACTCTGAGCGGGTCGCTGGTGGGCGCTATATCAAGGTCGATATTCAACGCTTAAAAGCATCACGTTATGGCTTAAATGTCGCTGACATCCAACAAGTTGTTGCTACAGCAATTGGTGGTGTGAATATTACGCAAACTATAGAAGGCTTAGAACGTTACCCGGTAAATTTGCGTTACCCACAAGATTATAGAGACTCACCGGAGCAACTCGCTTTATTGCCAATAATCACGCCGAGTGGTCAGCGCATTTCGCTAGGAGACGTCGCCAACGTGTTTGTTGAAAATGGCCCTCCTGGTATAAAAAGTGAAAATGCTCGTATCAATGGTTGGAGCCTTATTGATATTGAAGGTGTCGATGTCGGAAGTTATGTTGCTAACGCCAAACAAGTGCTGGATAAAGAACTGATACTTCCCGCTGGTTATTCAGTATCTTGGGCCGGGCAATATGAATATATGGAAAGGGCAAAACAGAAGTTACAATTTGTTTTGCCATTAGTTTTAGCGATTATCCTAGTACTGCTGTATTTGAATTTTCGTAATTTAACCGAAGTGGTTATTATTGTTGCCACTCTGCCTTTTGCGTTGATTGGCGGTATATGGTTAATGTATATTGAAAGCTTTAACTTCTCGGTAGCCGCAGGAGTCGGCTTTATTGCACTTGCTGGCGTGGCTGTTGAAATAGGCGTGATAATGTTGGTGTATTTGAATCAAGCATTACAGCAGGCGATGGAGCAGCATCAGCAGACAAAAACTAGGTTTGATGAACGCGCCTTAGTGCAAGCGATAACTGCTGGTGCTGGATTACGGGTTCGTCCGGTAATGATGACAGTTGCCACTATTATTATTGGTTTGTTACCGATACTATATGGTCAAGGTACGGGATCTGAAGTTATGAGTAGGATAGCAGCACCTATGGTAGGTGGTATGGTAAGCGCGGTTGTATTGACCTTGCTTGTGTTACCCGCAGTATATTTGCTTTGGAAAAAACAACATCTAAATGAAAAGTAAGAAGTCTTCATCTCTGGCCAAAATATCAAGAAAGTACCATAAATGGCTAATGTTATTTATCGGTGTTCAATTCGTTATTTGGTCAGTGACTGGCACTTATATGGTGTTTTTAAATATTGACTATATTCATGGTAACAGCTTAGTTGTAAATCATCAGACAGCAATTGATGCTAACAGTATTGAATATTCACAGTCAGAGTTGTTGTTACAATACCCAAACGCCAATAACTTAAAGTTAGGTACCTTTATTGATACTGCTGTGTATTCATTTTCGGTAGATGATAAGCAGTATGTCATTGATGCCCGCAGCGGCAAAATGCTGTCACCAATTAATAAAGCTACGGCAATATCAGCTGCCAAACACTACTATTCAGGTTCGCCATATATAGACGATATTACTCTCATCAATGAGAATCCACCCTTTGAATTACGTGCCAGCGCATTACCAGCATGGCGCGTAGATTTTGAGGGTATGTCAGCCCCGACTATCTATGTCTCAGCTGAAACTGGTCAGCTTGTGGGAAAGCGACATCAGTTTTGGCGCATATTTGATTGGATGTTTCGCTTTCATGTCATGGACTACGATGATGGCTCTGATATTGATAATTCGTGGCTATTTATCCTCGCCATACTTGGCATGATTGCTACCATAAGTGGAATATTTCTTACCTATTACCATGTATTTAAGTCGTCTAAACCGGTGTCGTTTTAATGGAGACGCTCTAAAATGGGGATAATTAGGAGAATCCATAAATGGCTTTCGGTTATTGTTGCGATTCAGTTGTTAATATGGCTGATAAGTGGACTGTTTTTCAATTTGATGGATGGCGCAAAAGCGAAAGGTAGGACTTATCAAAATACCGAAATTAAACACATAGAATTTGATCTCTCCAAATTTATCGAGCCAAAAGCTATATTGCAACAAAGTAAGCGGCCGGTTGTGTCAATTGAACAAACGCAATTACTCGACAAGCCATATTATCTGCTTACTCATAAACAGGGATTGTATAAACATTTTAAAAATGAATATAGCTTAATTGACGCGTATAATGGCAGTGAGTTTAAGGTGACAAAATCGATTGCAACAAAACTTGCATTAGAATCATATGCGGGGAAGGGAAAAGTCGTTGATGTCACCTTAATCAATGGTAGATTGGATGAGTATCCAAAACAGCAAAATGCTAGCTGGCGAATTAACTTAAACGATGACATTAATACCAGCGTTTATATCCAAGCCAATTCTGGCCGCATTG is from Thalassotalea crassostreae and encodes:
- a CDS encoding efflux RND transporter permease subunit, with protein sequence MIASIIRWSVLNRFFVLLTTFIIIAVGIFSIKNTPIDALPDLSDVQVIIKTSYPGQTPQVVEDQVTYPMTTAMLSVPGAKTVRGFSFFGDSYVYVIFDDNTDIYWARSRVLEYLSQVAPRLPKNATPQLGPDATGVGWVYLYALVDKTGQHDISQLRSIQDWFLKYELQTVEGVSEVAPIGGMVKQYQITANPDKLRAFNIPLSMIQTAVKQGNQEVGASVIEMAEAEYMVSATGYINSISDLENIPLGVNVKGVPVRLKDVADISLGPQMRRGVAELNGEGESIGGVVVMRFGENAQKTINGVKEKLEQLKKGLPDGVEVVTVYDRSGLIERAVDNLWSKLIEELAVVALVCMVFLFHIRSSLVAIVTLPIGILVSFSIMYFQGINANIMSLGGIAIAIGAMTDGAIVMIENMHKHMEKTPLTPENRWQLVAKSAAEVGPALFFSLLIITVSFMPVFILEAQEGRMFSPLAYTKTYAMAASAGLAITLIPVLMGYFIRGKVISEKKNPVNRALIAVYLPLLKTVLRFPKTTIVSAIIVTWVGFYPIDKIGSEFIPQLDEGDLMYMPTTFPGISIGKARELLQQTNKLIATVPEVDNVFGKVGRAETATDPAPLTMIETFIQLKPKNEWRDGLTTETLKQELDALVKFPGLTNAWVMPIKTRIDMLATGIKTPVGIKVAGSDLNTIEDIGVQIEQILKSVEGTASVYSERVAGGRYIKVDIQRLKASRYGLNVADIQQVVATAIGGVNITQTIEGLERYPVNLRYPQDYRDSPEQLALLPIITPSGQRISLGDVANVFVENGPPGIKSENARINGWSLIDIEGVDVGSYVANAKQVLDKELILPAGYSVSWAGQYEYMERAKQKLQFVLPLVLAIILVLLYLNFRNLTEVVIIVATLPFALIGGIWLMYIESFNFSVAAGVGFIALAGVAVEIGVIMLVYLNQALQQAMEQHQQTKTRFDERALVQAITAGAGLRVRPVMMTVATIIIGLLPILYGQGTGSEVMSRIAAPMVGGMVSAVVLTLLVLPAVYLLWKKQHLNEK
- a CDS encoding efflux RND transporter periplasmic adaptor subunit, producing MTNKTQTLIKTPIVAAAIGIIIGIAACYFVLTFLLAGQVHTQVAEPNAKEEPLYWVAPMDANYRRDKPGKSPMGMDLVPVYANDNSGSDEEAGMVTISPSVVNNLGVRTATAKMQKPERNITTVGYVTYDENNLLQVNPRIEGWIEKLYVKAVGEFVTKGQPLYDIHSHELVNAQEEFLLALQRNNKRLIEATENRLIALQVPLAEIQRLKTSRKLKQNLTFYAPKSGVIESLSIREGYYVQPNKGILVIGDLTNVWVNVEVYERQASLVNVGDDVTMTLDYIPGRKWLGKVDYVYPELSEKTRTLVVRLKFNNVDGKLKPNMFAQVTINSSKDNELLMIPREALIRTGKQDRVVLSLGSGRFKSVEVIAGQVINGHVEILSGLSEGEEVVSSAQFLLDSESSKSSDFKRMASHQKIMSATTTGVINSVMVEHRMVNISRGAIEKWGRDPDTMDFLVAKHIDLTELQSEMNVIFTFEIRDGDFIVIDISNAEESGEDVVDAHSPIDHSSH
- a CDS encoding TolC family protein, with the protein product MFIFNLYKANAYKASAYKKASASQALANNITARFAFCCALPFILSTQAFASSDNVETAPLTFSKAIRIAQQNDPWLTGNIEKQRSVESMSQASYSLPDPQVSIGVGNLAADSLEFEQEAMTQFKVGITQMFPRGDSLSVKSEQLKIESEQYPLQRQDRKAKVAVTVGSLWLDAYKIEQTIVLVKKNRALFEQLVELAESNYSSAKGKTRQQDVVQAQVELIQLEDKLVQLSLQQSQIMGNLVQWVSDYSVEKAEAKNSTSNSSKFNIEQLTLAGDIPQLESNQQQIVLANSWPKQEQLALYFVNHPSVLALDKKIHAAKSSIKLAKQKYQPEWGVTASYAYRDDDPMGNERSDLLSIGVTFDLPLFTENKQDKEVQSAVSQTQVIKTDKILLLRKMMSSFASSKGRFMSLQQRKSLFNEKLVPQVNEQIEAALMAYTHDDGDFSDVIRARMTMLETEIDFLAINVEEQKLLLELNYLFMNADQHHIAFNHSNMQKPKYARQGATND